The following are encoded in a window of Rosa chinensis cultivar Old Blush chromosome 4, RchiOBHm-V2, whole genome shotgun sequence genomic DNA:
- the LOC112195889 gene encoding nuclear export mediator factor Nemf, protein MVKVRMNTADVAAEVKCLRRLIGMRCANVYDLSPKTYMLKLMNSSGVTESGESEKVFLLIESGVRLHTTAYVRDKSNTPSGFTLKIRKHIRTRRLEDVRQLGYDRIILFQFGLGANAYYVILELYAQGNIILADSEYMVMTLLRSHRDDDKGVAIMSRHHYPIEICRVFERTTAAKLQEALTYSKEPDNNESVKDSEGRNDASDAPKEKKGGRKGGKPVESSKKPGDAKAKQATLKNVLGDGLGYGPALSEHIILDAGLVPNTKVGKDEKLDDNTLKLLLEAVTKFEDWLHDVISGEKVPEGYILMQHKNSGKNGPPSEPGSSGQIYDEFCPILLNQFKSREYVQFETFDASLDEFYSKIESQRSEQQQKAKESSATQRLNKIRVDQENRVHMLRKEVDQCVKMAELIEYNLEDVDAAILAVRVALAKGMSWEDLARMVKEEKKSGNPIAGLIDKLYLERNCMTLLLSNNLDEMDDDEKTLPADKVEVDLALSAHANARRWYELKKSKESKQEKTVTAHEKAFKAAERKTRLQLSQEKAVATISHMRKVHWFEKFNWFISSENYLVISGRDAQQNEMIVKRYMSKGDLYVHADLHGASSTVVKNHRPEQPVPPLTLNQAGCYTVCQSAAWDSKMVTSAWWVYPHQVSKTAPTGEYLTVGSFMIRGKKNFLPPHPLIMGFGLLFRLDESSLGSHLNERRVRGEEEGTNDADESGPLSEVSDSESEKDLRQEKILGESQSVPDSSKHVHKPEDISSQNSLPTTPTTVAKQVDSNSTRNILNDVDQDNAVDVAVNGVAPVTPQLEDLIDRALGLGSASMSVKNYKVETSPVDSVAEQNVEENKATVKEKAYISKAERRKLKKGQSVPEDVKLKVDKVKENVSVRQPENEVNDKKPGGGKTSRGQRGKLKKIKEKYADQDEEERRIRMALLASAGNVQKKGESQNGEIAQVEDKKPGPEEGAKICYKCKKVGHLSRDCQEHQVDTSDSHANGGVDHPNALDKTTSELDKVTIEEDDIHEIGEEEKEKLNDVDYLTGNPLPSDILLYAVPVCGPYNAVQSYKYRVKIIPGSVKRGKGAKTAMNLFSHMPDATAREKELMKACTDPELVAAIIGNVKITAAGLSQLKQKQKKVKKNAAK, encoded by the exons ATGGTGAAGGTGCGGATGAACACGGCCGACGTGGCCGCCGAGGTCAAGTGCTTGCGGCGGCTTATCGGCATGCGCTGCGCCAATGTCTACGATCTCTCTCCCAAG ACCTATATGTTGAAGCTTATGAACAGTAGCGGCGTCACCGAGTCCGGCGAGAGCGAGAAGGTCTTCTTGCTTATCGAAAGCGGCGTCAGATTGCACACTACTGCCTATGTTcg GGACAAGAGTAATACTCCGTCTGGTTTTACGCTCAAAATAAGGAAGCATATACGAACAAGAAGGCTCGAGGATGTGAGGCAGCTGGGATATGATCGG ATTATACTATTTCAGTTTGGATTGGGTGCTAATGCCTACTATGTTATATTGGAGCTATATGCGCAAGGAAATATTATTCTTGCAGATTCCGAATATATGGTCATGACTCTTCTTCGCTCGCATAG GGATGATGACAAAGGGGTTGCAATTATGTCACGCCATCATTATCCAATAGAGATTTGTCGAGTTTTTGAGCGAACAACCGCTGCAAAGTTGCAGGAAGCCCTTACATATTCCAAGGAACCTGATAACAATGAATCTGTAAAAGATTCTGAAGGTCGAAATGATGCATCTGATgcgccaaaagaaaaaaagggtggTCGTAAAGGTGGGAAGCCCGTTGAGTCCAGTAAAAAGCCTGGTGATGCTAAAGCCAAACAAGCCACTTTGAAGAATGTTCTAGGGGACGGACTGGGCTATGGACCTGCCCTTTCTGAGCATATTATTTTAGATGCTGGTCTTGTTCCAAATACTAAAGTTGGTAAAGATGAAAAGCTAGATGACAATACACTAAAGCTTTTGCTTGAAGCTGTTACAAAATTTGAGGACTGGCTGCATGATGTTATATCCGGTGAAAAAGTTCCTGAAGGATACATTTTGATGCAGCACAAAAATTCAGGGAAGAATGGTCCCCCATCTGAACCAGGAAGTTCTGGCCAG ATATATGATGAATTCTGCCCCATATTATTGAACCAATTCAAGTCGAGGGAGTATGTGCAGTTTGAAACATTTGATGCATCCTTGGATGAGTTCTATAGCAAAATTGAGAGTCAAAGGTCAGAGCAGCAGCAAAAAGCAAAAGAGAGCTCTGCCACCCAGAGGCTTAATAAAATCCGCGTGGATCAG GAAAATCGTGTGCATATGTTAAGGAAAGAGGTTGACCAATGTGTTAAAATGGCGGAATTGATAGAATATAATTTAGAAGATGTGGATGCTGCTATATTAGCTGTTCGTGTAGCTCTTGCAAAGGGCATGAGTTGGGAGGATCTTGCTCGTATGGTaaaggaagagaagaaatcTGGAAATCCTATTGCCGGACTCATTGACAAGCTTTATCTTGAAAGGAATTGCATGACATTGCTTTTGAGCAACAATCTTGATGAAATGGATGATGATGAGAAGACTCTCCCTGCAGATAAG GTGGAAGTTGATTTAGCGCTTTCTGCACATGCCAATGCTCGGCGGTGGTATGAACTAAAGAAAAGCAAGGAGAGCAAACAGGAGAAGACTGTAACAGCACATGAAAAAGCATTTAAAGCTGCCGAAAGAAAGACTCGTCTGCAGCTATCGCAG GAAAAAGCTGTTGCTACCATTTCACATATGCGCAAGGTTCACTGGTTTGAGAAATTTAACTGGTTCATCAGCAGTGAAAACTATTTGGTTATCAGTGGACGTGATGCTCAACAAAATGAGATGATAGTCAAGCGCTACATGTCAAAAGGAGATCT GTATGTTCATGCAGATTTACATGGCGCTTCTAGTACTGTAGTAAAGAACCATAGGCCTGAACAACCAGTGCCTCCACTTACTTTAAATCAAGCTGGATGCTACACA GTTTGCCAAAGTGCGGCATGGGATTCAAAGATGGTCACTAGTGCTTGGTGGGTTTATCCTCACCAAGTCAGTAAAACTGCTCCTACAGGGGAGTATCTTACAGTTGGAAGTTTCATGATTCGTGGGAAGAAGAACTTCCTTCCTCCACACCCTCTGATTATGGGCTTTGGGCTGTTATTTCGGTTGGATGAGAGCTCCTTGGGTTCACATCTGAACGAGAGGAGGGTAAGAGGTGAGGAGGAAGGGACAAATGATGCTGATGAAAGTGGGCCTCTAAGTGAGGTTTCTGATTCTGAATCAGAGAAGGATTTGAGACAGGAAAAAATTCTAGGGGAATCACAAAGTGTACCAGATTCATCTAAACATGTACATAAACCAGAAGATATATCCTCTCAGAATAGCTTACCTACAACCCCTACAACCGTTGCTAAACAAGTGGACTCAAATTCAACCAGGAACATCTTGAATGATGTTGATCAAGACAACGCAGTTGATGTTGCTGTGAATGGTGTTGCACCTGTCACCCCACAACTTGAGGACCTCATTGATAGAGCTCTTGGGCTTGGATCTGCATCTATGTCTGTTAAAAATTATAAAGTTGAAACCTCTCCAGTTGATTCGGTAGCAGAACAAAATGTTGAAGAGAATAAGGCTACAGTAAAAGAGAAAGCTTATATCTCGAAAGCTGAAAGAAGAAAGCTCAAGAAAGGCCAGAGTGTTCCTGAAGATGTTAAACTGAAAGTAGATAAAGTGAAAGAAAATGTTTCTGTCCGTCAGCCTGAAAATGAAGTAAATGATAAGAAGCCAGGTGGTGGAAAAACCAGCCGTGGACAGAGGGGTAAACTCAAGAAGATAAAAGAGAAATATGCCGATCAAGATGAGGAAGAAAGAAGGATTCGTATGGCTTTACTAGCC TCTGCTGGAAATGTACAGAAGAAAGGAGAGTCGCAAAATGGAGAGATAGCTCAAGTGGAGGACAAGAAACCTG GTCCTGAAGAGGGTGCAAAAATATGTTATAAATGTAAGAAGGTAGGTCATCTGTCCCGAGATTGCCAAGAACATCAAGTTGATACATCAGATAGTCATGCAAATGGTGGAGTTGATCACCCTAATGCCTTGGATAAAACTACTTCTGAACTAGACAAGGTGACAATTGAGGAGGATGATATTCATGAGATAGGTgaagaggagaaagaaaaattaaatgatGTGGATTACTTGACTGGCAATCCACTGCCCAGTGATATTCTCTTGTATGCAGTGCCTGTATGTGGTCCTTATAATGCAGTCCAATCTTACAAATATCGAGTGAAGATAATTCCTGGCTCTGTGAAGAGAGGAAAAG GTGCAAAAACAGCCATGAACTTGTTTAGCCACATGCCGGACGCAACAGCTAGAGAGAAAGAGTTGATGAAAGCGTGTACTGATCCTGAGCTGGTTGCCGCAATTATTGGAAATGTGAAGATTACAGCTGCAGGCCTCTCTCAATTGAAGCAGAAGCAAAAGAAAGTCAAGAAGAACGCAGCGAAGTAG